The following are encoded in a window of Arthrobacter sp. NicSoilB4 genomic DNA:
- a CDS encoding dipeptidase: MTSSPAGNPQTATVQMGTVDTEALRQAVTESFDTTIAQLKELVAIPGIAWPSFDPAPLNASADAVARLVRDSGFDDVQILRCDKEDGTPGGPAVVARRPAAEGKPTILLYAHHDVQPTGDLALWETEPFTAVERDGRLYGRGAADDKAGIMAHIAAYAAVTRVLGDDLGLGVTFFFEGEEEAGSPTFRTFLETHRELLRADVIVVADSSNWKVGIPALTTSLRGLVDGTIEVKVLDHAVHSGMFGGPVLDAPTLLSRLIATLHDDEGNVAIAGLVSRDDATVDLSEEEYRADASVLDGVRLAGTGTIASRMWTKPALSIIGFDAPAVDVASNTLLPRARAKFSMRLAPGQDPAEAMDAVRRHVEANAPFGAHVVFTPGESGNSFLTDTSSKAAGVAMWALGEAWGVPAVETGIGGSIPFIADLTELYPDVQILVTGVEDPDSRAHSANESLHLGDFRNAVVAEALMLARLNEEGLA, translated from the coding sequence ATGACTTCATCACCCGCGGGGAACCCGCAAACCGCAACCGTCCAGATGGGAACCGTCGACACCGAGGCGCTCCGCCAGGCCGTCACCGAATCGTTCGACACCACGATCGCCCAGTTGAAAGAGCTCGTCGCTATCCCCGGCATCGCCTGGCCAAGCTTCGACCCCGCCCCGCTGAATGCCAGCGCCGACGCCGTCGCCCGGCTGGTGCGGGACAGCGGCTTCGACGACGTGCAGATCCTGCGCTGCGACAAGGAAGACGGGACGCCCGGCGGCCCCGCCGTCGTCGCACGCCGCCCCGCGGCCGAAGGCAAGCCGACGATCCTGCTGTACGCGCACCACGATGTGCAGCCCACCGGAGACCTGGCGCTGTGGGAGACGGAGCCGTTCACCGCCGTCGAGCGTGACGGCCGGCTCTACGGCCGCGGCGCCGCCGACGACAAGGCCGGCATCATGGCCCACATCGCCGCCTACGCGGCCGTGACCCGCGTGCTGGGCGACGATCTGGGCCTCGGCGTGACGTTCTTCTTCGAGGGCGAGGAGGAAGCCGGCTCCCCGACGTTCCGCACCTTCCTGGAAACCCACCGGGAGCTGCTCCGCGCCGATGTGATCGTCGTGGCCGACTCCAGCAACTGGAAGGTCGGCATCCCCGCGCTCACCACCAGCCTCCGCGGCCTGGTGGACGGCACCATCGAGGTCAAGGTCCTGGACCACGCCGTCCACTCTGGCATGTTCGGCGGCCCCGTGCTGGACGCGCCGACCCTGCTGTCCCGGCTCATCGCCACCCTCCACGACGACGAGGGCAACGTCGCGATCGCCGGCCTCGTCAGCCGCGACGACGCCACCGTGGACCTCTCCGAAGAGGAATACCGCGCCGACGCGTCGGTGCTCGACGGCGTCCGGCTCGCCGGCACCGGCACCATCGCCTCGCGGATGTGGACCAAACCGGCGCTGTCGATCATCGGCTTCGATGCACCCGCCGTGGACGTCGCCTCGAACACCCTGCTGCCCCGGGCGCGGGCGAAGTTCAGCATGCGGCTCGCTCCCGGGCAGGACCCGGCCGAGGCGATGGATGCCGTCCGCAGGCACGTGGAAGCCAATGCACCGTTCGGCGCCCACGTGGTCTTCACGCCGGGGGAGAGCGGCAACTCCTTCCTCACGGACACCTCCTCCAAGGCCGCAGGCGTCGCGATGTGGGCGCTCGGCGAGGCCTGGGGCGTGCCCGCAGTCGAAACCGGCATCGGCGGTTCCATTCCGTTCATCGCCGACCTGACCGAGCTGTACCCCGACGTGCAGATCCTGGTCACCGGCGTCGAGGATCCCGATTCGCGGGCGCACAGCGCCAACGAATCCCTGCATCTGGGCGACTTCCGGAACGCGGTCGTAGCCGAAGCCCTGATGCTGGCCCGGCTGAACGAGGAAGGGCTGGCCTAA
- a CDS encoding quinone-dependent dihydroorotate dehydrogenase encodes MRVYPTFFRLAFSWMDAERAHKIGFKAIRIIHTCGAGRVLQKFTAPAASLQTQAFGLTFPSPFGLAAGFDKEGHGIEALTELGFGHVEVGTITGQAQPGNPAPRLFRLVDDRAVINRMGFNNDGAAAVAPRLKSARAALQRRHPGVRPVIGVNIGKSKVVELEDAVADYLISARSLAPAADYLVVNVSSPNTPGLRLLQDVETLRPLLTAVGEAADTASGRHVPLLVKIAPDLSNEDIDDVARLALDLKLDGIIATNTTIARSGLSSAPDKVAECGAGGLSGAPLKQRSLEVLARLKAATGGKLTLVSVGGVETAQDVQQRLDAGATLVQGYTAFLYEGPFWAGRINRLLAKHPSRR; translated from the coding sequence ATGCGCGTATATCCGACATTCTTCCGGCTGGCCTTCTCATGGATGGACGCCGAACGCGCCCATAAGATCGGCTTCAAGGCCATCCGAATCATCCACACCTGCGGGGCCGGGAGGGTGCTGCAGAAGTTCACCGCCCCCGCGGCGTCACTGCAGACCCAGGCGTTCGGCCTGACCTTCCCGTCGCCCTTCGGACTGGCTGCCGGCTTCGACAAGGAGGGCCACGGCATTGAGGCCCTGACCGAGCTCGGCTTCGGCCATGTGGAAGTCGGTACCATTACCGGCCAGGCCCAGCCGGGGAACCCGGCGCCGAGGCTCTTCCGCCTGGTCGACGACAGGGCTGTGATCAACCGGATGGGCTTCAACAACGACGGGGCGGCCGCTGTGGCGCCCCGGCTGAAGTCCGCCCGGGCGGCCCTGCAGCGCCGCCACCCGGGCGTCCGCCCGGTGATCGGGGTCAACATCGGCAAGAGCAAGGTGGTCGAACTTGAAGACGCGGTGGCCGACTACCTCATCAGCGCCCGGAGCCTGGCACCCGCGGCCGACTACCTCGTGGTCAACGTCAGCTCCCCGAACACCCCGGGCCTGCGGCTTCTCCAGGATGTGGAAACTCTCCGCCCGCTGCTGACGGCAGTGGGGGAGGCGGCGGACACGGCTTCCGGACGCCACGTCCCGCTGCTGGTCAAGATCGCTCCGGACCTCAGCAATGAGGACATCGACGACGTCGCGCGCCTCGCGCTGGACCTGAAACTGGACGGGATCATTGCCACCAACACCACCATCGCCCGCAGCGGCCTCTCGTCCGCCCCGGACAAGGTGGCGGAGTGTGGTGCGGGCGGGCTTTCGGGTGCCCCGCTGAAGCAGCGTTCCCTCGAGGTGCTGGCCCGGCTGAAGGCGGCAACCGGCGGCAAGCTGACCCTGGTCTCGGTGGGCGGCGTCGAAACCGCGCAGGACGTCCAGCAGCGGCTCGACGCCGGCGCCACACTCGTGCAGGGATACACGGCCTTCCTCTACGAAGGTCCGTTCTGGGCTGGCCGCATCAACCGGCTGCTCGCGAAGCACCCGTCCCGGCGCTGA
- the leuA gene encoding 2-isopropylmalate synthase, with translation MRNAQKSSGMPVHRYVPFQDIITVELPDRTWPDKVITKAPRWCAVDLRDGNQALIDPMSPARKLKMFQLLVRMGYKEIEVGFPSASQTDFDFVRQLIEGNHIPDDVTIQVLTQAREHLIERTYESLVGAKQAIVHLYNSTSVLQRRVVFNQDEDGILDIALQGARLCKKYEETLQDTHITYEYSPESFTGTELEYAVRVCNAIADVFEASADSQVIINLPATVEMATPNVYADSIEWMSRNLHPREGIILSLHPHNDRGTGVAAAELGYLAGADRIEGCLFGNGERTGNVDLVTLGLNMFVQGVDPMIDFSDIDEVRRTVEYCNQLPVAERAPYGGDLVFTAFSGSHQDAIKKGLEALEKDAAAAGKDVADYPWQVPYLPVDPKDLGRSYEAVIRVNSQSGKGGVAYLLKNEHNLDLPRRAQIEFSGVIQKQTDTMGGEVSGAQLWQVFQDEYLPSGAADEQWGRYALGPFSTETDEDGSMTLHAALKIDGAQVHRTGTGNGPIAALLSILREDGVDVRVLDYSEHALSEGGSALAAAYVECAVGERVLWGVGIDANTSTSSLKAVISAVNRAIRDVRA, from the coding sequence ATGCGAAACGCACAGAAGTCCTCAGGAATGCCCGTCCACCGCTACGTCCCGTTCCAGGACATCATCACTGTTGAACTGCCGGACCGCACCTGGCCGGACAAGGTCATCACCAAGGCCCCGCGCTGGTGCGCCGTGGACCTGCGCGACGGCAACCAGGCCCTGATCGACCCGATGAGCCCCGCCCGCAAGCTGAAGATGTTCCAGCTGCTGGTCCGGATGGGCTACAAGGAAATCGAAGTCGGTTTCCCCTCCGCCTCGCAGACCGACTTCGACTTCGTCCGGCAGCTGATCGAGGGAAACCACATCCCGGACGACGTCACCATCCAGGTCCTGACCCAGGCCCGCGAGCACCTGATCGAGCGGACCTACGAGTCGCTCGTCGGCGCCAAGCAGGCCATCGTGCACCTGTACAACTCGACGTCGGTCCTGCAGCGCCGGGTGGTCTTCAACCAGGACGAAGACGGCATCCTGGACATCGCCCTGCAGGGCGCGCGGCTGTGCAAGAAGTACGAGGAGACGCTGCAGGACACCCACATCACCTACGAGTACTCGCCGGAATCCTTCACCGGGACCGAGCTGGAGTACGCCGTCCGGGTCTGCAACGCCATTGCCGATGTGTTCGAAGCCTCCGCCGACAGCCAGGTCATCATCAACCTGCCGGCCACGGTGGAAATGGCCACCCCCAACGTCTACGCCGACTCGATCGAGTGGATGAGCCGCAACCTGCACCCGCGGGAAGGCATCATCCTGTCCCTGCACCCGCACAATGACCGCGGCACCGGCGTCGCGGCAGCGGAACTGGGCTACCTGGCGGGCGCGGACCGGATTGAAGGCTGCCTGTTCGGCAACGGCGAGCGGACCGGCAACGTGGACCTGGTGACACTGGGCCTGAACATGTTTGTCCAGGGCGTCGACCCCATGATCGACTTCTCCGACATCGATGAGGTCCGCCGCACCGTGGAGTACTGCAACCAGCTGCCGGTGGCCGAGCGCGCACCTTACGGCGGGGACCTCGTCTTCACCGCCTTCTCCGGCTCGCACCAGGACGCCATCAAGAAGGGCCTGGAAGCCCTGGAGAAAGACGCCGCCGCGGCCGGCAAGGACGTGGCCGACTACCCCTGGCAGGTCCCGTACCTGCCGGTCGACCCGAAGGACCTGGGCCGCAGCTACGAGGCCGTCATCCGGGTCAACTCCCAGTCCGGCAAGGGCGGCGTCGCCTACCTGCTCAAGAACGAGCACAACCTGGACCTGCCGCGTCGCGCGCAGATCGAATTTTCCGGCGTCATCCAGAAGCAGACCGACACCATGGGCGGCGAGGTCAGCGGCGCCCAGCTCTGGCAGGTCTTCCAGGATGAATACCTGCCCTCCGGCGCGGCCGACGAGCAGTGGGGACGCTATGCCCTCGGCCCGTTCAGCACCGAGACGGACGAGGACGGCTCGATGACGCTGCACGCGGCACTCAAGATCGACGGCGCCCAGGTCCACCGCACCGGCACCGGCAACGGTCCGATCGCCGCACTGCTGAGCATCCTGCGCGAAGACGGCGTCGACGTCCGGGTGCTGGACTACAGCGAACATGCCCTGTCCGAAGGCGGCAGCGCCCTTGCCGCGGCGTACGTCGAATGCGCCGTGGGTGAACGCGTGCTGTGGGGCGTCGGCATCGACGCCAACACGTCCACCTCGTCGCTGAAGGCCGTCATCTCGGCCGTGAACCGGGCCATCCGGGACGTCCGCGCCTAA
- a CDS encoding alpha/beta hydrolase has protein sequence MTSEEWVPDILGDGFEACTVPASGPDGVERTATLVRHVAAQAGAAGGADLAGGQRSRAVLFLHGWSDYFFNEELAEFWTGQGFAFFALDMHNHGRSLQAGGHGGYVADLDDYDAEITAAISIIASLHPGAENPPTVALMGHSTGGLIAALWASRHRGMVSQLILDSPWLEMHGSPAVRRAARTMVEPLARFWPEAVIRLPERGFYWRSVSSAAEGEWTLDDNYRPPRAFPVRAGWLSAVLSGQSRVARGLNIDVPILVLISGASATGMFWKESMRRTDAVLDVNTIALRALSLGRTVTLERIDGALHDVFLSAPRVRADAYARLARWLRAYVLDDGGTA, from the coding sequence ATGACCAGCGAGGAATGGGTACCGGATATCCTCGGCGACGGCTTCGAAGCGTGCACCGTCCCGGCGTCGGGCCCCGACGGCGTCGAGCGGACCGCGACGCTGGTCCGGCATGTTGCAGCCCAAGCGGGTGCGGCCGGCGGTGCTGACCTGGCCGGGGGCCAGCGGAGCCGGGCCGTCCTGTTCCTGCACGGCTGGAGCGACTACTTCTTCAACGAGGAACTGGCAGAGTTCTGGACCGGCCAGGGCTTTGCGTTCTTCGCCCTGGACATGCACAACCACGGGCGGAGCCTCCAGGCCGGCGGGCACGGCGGCTATGTGGCGGACCTGGACGATTATGACGCCGAGATCACCGCGGCGATCAGCATCATCGCCTCCCTGCACCCCGGGGCCGAAAACCCTCCGACCGTGGCGCTGATGGGGCATTCCACCGGTGGGCTCATTGCCGCACTGTGGGCCAGCCGGCATCGCGGGATGGTCTCGCAGCTGATCCTCGACAGCCCCTGGCTGGAAATGCACGGCAGCCCGGCCGTGCGCCGCGCGGCGCGGACCATGGTGGAACCGCTCGCGCGGTTCTGGCCCGAGGCCGTCATCCGGCTGCCCGAACGCGGCTTCTACTGGCGCAGCGTCAGCAGCGCCGCGGAGGGCGAATGGACACTGGATGACAACTACCGCCCGCCCCGGGCGTTCCCCGTCCGGGCCGGCTGGCTCAGCGCGGTCCTCAGCGGGCAGTCGCGGGTGGCGCGGGGACTGAACATCGACGTCCCGATCCTGGTCCTGATTTCCGGGGCCAGCGCCACCGGGATGTTTTGGAAGGAATCCATGCGCCGCACGGACGCGGTCCTGGACGTCAACACCATCGCCCTGCGCGCTCTCAGCCTGGGCCGCACCGTCACCCTGGAACGGATCGACGGGGCCCTGCATGATGTGTTCCTGTCCGCCCCGCGGGTCCGTGCCGACGCCTATGCGCGGCTGGCCCGCTGGCTCCGGGCGTATGTCCTGGACGACGGCGGCACCGCCTGA
- a CDS encoding M13-type metalloendopeptidase, whose amino-acid sequence MPLSGIALSNIDASVRPQDDLYQHVNGAWLKNTEIPDDRPLEGTFTALRDGSELAVKEIIEDAAARGADSTGIEQKIGDLYNSFLDEAAVEAKGLDPIRQRLAEVFATESAADLVALAGRLFRADVGGLFYIYPAPDAGNPDRILLYTGQGGLGLPDESYYREEKFAPMVQAYREHVQAVFGLAGVTGPEDAAGRVVELETALASHHWDNVTLRDPQKTYNLKTADEAAQLFPLLATWFDAAGIAPEKRADLVVSTPDFFAGAASLLDSEPLSVWQEWLAMRVVSAAAPYLSSAFVDANFAFYGTTLSGTPRNKDRWKRGVAVVEAALGEAVGQIYVARHFPETHKARMESLVANLIEAYRESITGLAWMGEDTKHEALKKLDSFRAKIGFPDKWIDYSAVEIDPSDLLGNVERAHSADVDRHLDEVGKPVDREKWLMTPQTVNAYYHPLLNEIVFPAAILQPPFFTADADDAVNYGGIGAVIGHEIGHGFDDQGSQYDGSGLLRNWWTEGDRTAFESLTSKLVAQFDALSPTAAPGHNVNGKLTLGENIGDLGGLAIAYKAYLISLDGQEPPVLDGLTGVQRFFASWAASWRQVMRSEEAIRRLATDPHSPNEFRTNQIARNLDAFHEAFGTTERDGMWMPAAERVSIW is encoded by the coding sequence GTGCCACTTTCGGGGATCGCCCTGTCCAATATCGACGCCAGTGTCAGGCCTCAGGATGACCTGTACCAGCATGTCAACGGCGCCTGGCTCAAGAACACTGAGATTCCGGATGACCGGCCCCTGGAGGGGACGTTCACGGCGCTGCGGGACGGCTCGGAACTCGCGGTCAAGGAGATCATCGAGGACGCGGCGGCCCGCGGCGCGGACTCCACCGGGATCGAGCAGAAAATCGGCGACCTCTACAACAGCTTCCTGGACGAGGCTGCCGTGGAGGCCAAGGGGCTGGACCCGATCAGGCAGCGGCTCGCCGAGGTGTTCGCCACGGAGTCAGCCGCCGATCTCGTGGCTTTGGCCGGCCGGCTGTTCCGCGCGGACGTGGGCGGCCTGTTCTACATCTATCCCGCCCCCGACGCCGGGAACCCGGACCGGATCCTGCTCTACACCGGCCAGGGCGGCCTGGGCCTGCCGGATGAGTCGTACTACCGCGAGGAAAAGTTCGCGCCGATGGTCCAGGCCTACCGGGAGCATGTGCAGGCGGTCTTCGGCCTGGCCGGTGTCACAGGCCCGGAGGACGCGGCAGGCCGCGTCGTGGAACTGGAGACCGCGCTGGCCTCGCACCACTGGGACAACGTCACGCTGCGTGACCCGCAGAAGACGTACAACCTGAAGACCGCGGACGAGGCGGCGCAACTCTTCCCGCTTCTCGCCACGTGGTTCGACGCCGCCGGCATCGCACCGGAGAAGCGGGCGGACCTCGTTGTGAGCACGCCGGACTTCTTCGCCGGAGCGGCGTCGCTGCTGGACTCCGAACCGCTGTCCGTCTGGCAGGAATGGCTGGCCATGCGGGTCGTCAGCGCGGCCGCACCGTACCTGTCGTCGGCCTTTGTTGATGCGAACTTCGCCTTCTACGGCACCACGCTCAGCGGCACTCCGCGCAACAAGGACCGGTGGAAGCGCGGCGTCGCCGTCGTGGAGGCCGCGCTCGGCGAGGCGGTCGGCCAGATCTACGTTGCCCGGCATTTCCCGGAAACCCACAAGGCGCGCATGGAGTCGCTGGTGGCGAACCTGATCGAGGCCTACCGCGAATCCATCACGGGTCTCGCCTGGATGGGCGAGGACACCAAGCACGAGGCGCTCAAGAAGCTCGATTCCTTCCGGGCCAAGATCGGCTTCCCGGACAAGTGGATCGACTATTCCGCCGTGGAGATCGATCCTTCGGACCTGCTGGGCAATGTGGAGCGCGCGCACAGCGCCGACGTCGACCGGCACCTGGACGAGGTGGGCAAGCCCGTCGACCGGGAGAAGTGGCTGATGACGCCGCAGACGGTGAACGCGTACTACCACCCGCTACTCAACGAAATCGTGTTCCCGGCCGCCATCCTGCAGCCGCCGTTCTTCACCGCCGACGCCGACGATGCCGTCAACTACGGGGGCATCGGTGCCGTCATCGGCCACGAAATCGGCCACGGCTTCGACGACCAGGGCTCCCAGTACGACGGCAGCGGCCTGCTCCGCAACTGGTGGACGGAGGGCGACCGCACAGCCTTCGAGTCGCTGACCTCGAAGCTTGTCGCCCAGTTCGATGCGCTCTCCCCCACCGCGGCGCCCGGGCACAACGTCAACGGCAAGCTGACCCTCGGCGAAAACATCGGCGACCTCGGCGGCCTGGCGATCGCGTACAAGGCCTACCTGATCAGCCTCGACGGCCAGGAGCCGCCGGTCCTGGACGGCCTGACGGGTGTGCAGCGCTTCTTCGCGTCCTGGGCTGCCAGCTGGCGGCAGGTCATGCGGAGCGAGGAAGCGATCCGCAGGCTCGCCACGGATCCGCACTCCCCGAACGAGTTCCGCACCAACCAGATTGCCCGGAACCTCGATGCCTTCCACGAGGCCTTCGGGACCACGGAGCGGGACGGCATGTGGATGCCCGCGGCCGAGCGCGTCAGCATCTGGTAG
- a CDS encoding isoprenyl transferase, which produces MALGKKKNPVRQRSTPVVSPYPHPSGAVPPAIPAEFIPRHVAIVMDGNGRWANQRGLPRIEGHKAGEPALLDVMAGAIELGIEHVSVYAFSTENWRRSPEEVRFLMGFNKDVLRRQRNQLDEWGVRIRWSGRRPRLWGSVIRELEEAEDFTRGNSTCTLNMCVNYGGRAEIADAVSAIAEEVAAGRLKPGAITEKTIQKYLDEPDLPDVDLFLRSSGEQRLSNFMLWQSAYAEFVFLDTLWPDVDRRTLWDAVEIYAQRDRRYGGAVDAAPAGPA; this is translated from the coding sequence GTGGCGTTGGGTAAAAAGAAGAATCCGGTCCGGCAGCGGAGCACCCCCGTGGTGAGCCCGTACCCGCACCCCTCCGGTGCCGTTCCTCCGGCCATCCCGGCGGAGTTCATTCCGCGGCACGTCGCGATTGTGATGGACGGCAACGGCCGCTGGGCCAACCAGCGCGGCCTGCCCCGGATCGAGGGCCACAAGGCGGGGGAGCCCGCCCTGCTGGACGTGATGGCCGGAGCGATCGAACTTGGCATCGAGCACGTGAGTGTCTATGCCTTCTCAACGGAGAACTGGCGCCGCTCGCCTGAAGAAGTCCGTTTCCTGATGGGATTTAACAAAGATGTGCTACGTCGGCAGCGCAACCAGCTGGATGAATGGGGTGTACGGATCCGATGGTCCGGACGGCGGCCGAGGCTGTGGGGATCGGTGATCCGGGAGCTGGAGGAGGCCGAGGACTTCACCCGCGGAAACAGCACCTGCACCCTGAACATGTGTGTTAACTACGGGGGCCGCGCCGAAATCGCCGATGCAGTGTCCGCGATCGCGGAGGAGGTGGCCGCGGGCCGGCTCAAGCCGGGGGCCATCACCGAGAAGACGATCCAGAAATACCTGGACGAGCCGGACCTGCCGGACGTGGACCTGTTCCTGCGCAGCTCCGGCGAGCAGCGGCTGTCCAACTTCATGCTCTGGCAGTCGGCCTACGCCGAATTTGTCTTCCTGGACACGCTGTGGCCCGACGTGGACCGGCGCACACTGTGGGATGCCGTCGAGATCTATGCGCAGCGGGACCGCCGCTACGGCGGCGCGGTGGACGCGGCCCCCGCCGGCCCGGCCTGA
- the recO gene encoding DNA repair protein RecO, whose amino-acid sequence MAQPSSFSSRAYRDDGVVLRTHKLGEADRIITILTKHHGQVRAVAKGVRRTSSRFGARLEPFMVADLQLISGRTLDIVTQAVAKGAYGGSIAADYGRYTVAAAMTETAEKLTDVDGEAGTAQYNLLVGALASLSRGDHTPELILDSYLLRALATGGWAPSFTDCARCGARGPHTAFSAPLGGMVCADCRPPGSPAPAAETVLLLGALLTGDWTTADASVPLHRREAAGLVASYLQWHLERVLKSLKHVERT is encoded by the coding sequence GTGGCCCAACCATCCTCCTTTTCTTCCCGCGCCTACCGTGACGACGGCGTCGTGCTGCGCACCCACAAGCTGGGCGAGGCGGACCGCATCATCACCATCCTGACCAAGCACCACGGCCAGGTCCGCGCGGTGGCCAAAGGAGTCCGGCGCACGTCCAGCCGCTTCGGCGCCCGCCTCGAGCCTTTTATGGTCGCCGACCTCCAGCTGATATCCGGCCGCACGCTGGACATCGTCACGCAGGCCGTCGCCAAGGGGGCCTACGGCGGCAGTATCGCCGCGGACTACGGCCGCTACACGGTCGCCGCCGCCATGACCGAGACGGCGGAAAAGCTCACCGACGTCGACGGCGAAGCGGGCACCGCCCAATACAACCTCCTCGTCGGCGCACTGGCCTCGCTGAGCCGCGGCGACCACACCCCGGAACTCATCCTCGATTCCTACCTGCTGCGCGCCCTCGCCACCGGCGGCTGGGCGCCGAGCTTCACCGACTGCGCCCGCTGCGGTGCCCGCGGTCCGCACACCGCGTTCTCGGCGCCGCTGGGTGGCATGGTGTGCGCCGACTGCCGCCCGCCGGGATCCCCGGCACCCGCCGCGGAGACAGTGCTCCTGCTGGGTGCGCTGCTGACGGGGGACTGGACGACGGCGGACGCGTCAGTCCCCTTGCACCGCCGCGAGGCGGCCGGCCTGGTGGCCAGTTACCTGCAGTGGCATCTCGAACGTGTCCTTAAGTCCCTCAAACATGTGGAGCGAACGTAA
- a CDS encoding DUF3043 domain-containing protein, whose product MFGRKKEAPTAQDIVDQQAAGATRDTAPGKGAPTPKRSAQVAARKRPLVPEDRKASKAAERAAVQEQRLKMRQAMDTGDEKYLPLRDKGPQKRFARDYVDARFSLGEYLMFGALIFVVVSLLVPASSEQMIYVLGGFWVMFLAVFVDVFILSRKLRKRLTEKFGEVERGTVWYGSMRSLQFRRLRLPKPLVKRGEYPA is encoded by the coding sequence GTGTTTGGACGTAAAAAGGAAGCGCCAACGGCGCAGGACATAGTTGACCAACAGGCGGCCGGGGCAACCCGGGACACTGCCCCCGGCAAGGGCGCGCCCACGCCCAAGCGCAGCGCCCAGGTGGCTGCCCGCAAACGGCCGCTCGTGCCGGAGGACCGCAAGGCCTCCAAGGCGGCAGAGCGCGCAGCGGTCCAGGAGCAGCGGCTGAAGATGCGGCAGGCCATGGACACCGGCGACGAGAAGTACCTGCCGCTGCGGGACAAGGGTCCGCAGAAGCGCTTCGCCCGTGACTATGTGGACGCCCGCTTCAGCCTGGGCGAGTACCTGATGTTCGGTGCCCTAATCTTCGTGGTTGTCTCACTGCTCGTCCCGGCCTCCAGCGAACAGATGATCTACGTCCTGGGCGGCTTCTGGGTGATGTTCCTGGCTGTTTTCGTCGACGTCTTCATCCTCTCCCGGAAGCTCCGGAAGCGGCTGACGGAGAAGTTCGGCGAAGTGGAGCGCGGTACCGTCTGGTACGGCTCCATGCGCTCGCTGCAGTTCCGCCGCCTGCGCCTTCCCAAGCCCCTCGTCAAGCGCGGCGAATACCCCGCCTGA